A genome region from Anolis carolinensis isolate JA03-04 chromosome 6, rAnoCar3.1.pri, whole genome shotgun sequence includes the following:
- the en2 gene encoding homeobox protein engrailed-2, translating into MEELEQRQGGGEQEQQQQQAQARPQQHPEESSSGSEAEPNRRRAAMLLPRVLQPPHRITNFFIDNILRPEFGRRKEDGTGLGSDSPQQAQQQQTPPHLHQPPLLPARSPSTSPAEGGGGGGGGSKALLVPAKKGDDSGEVVDGALKPGAGGGGGGGGGGSSSGGGGGGDLSLSSDSDSSQASSFPNGQPMLWPAWVYCTRYSDRPSSGPRSRKPKKKNPNKEDKRPRTAFTAEQLQRLKAEFQTNRYLTEQRRQSLAQELSLNESQIKIWFQNKRAKIKKATSNKNSLAAHLMAQGLYNHSTASKDGKSDSE; encoded by the exons ATGGAGGAGCTCGAGCAGCGCCAAGGCGGAGGcgagcaggagcagcagcagcagcaagcccAAGCCCGTCCCCAGCAGCACCCGGAGGAGTCCAGCAGCGGGAGCGAAGCGGAGCCCAACCGGCGCCGGGCGGCGATGCTCCTGCCCCGGGTGCTCCAGCCGCCCCACCGGATCACCAACTTTTTCATCGACAACATCCTGCGGCCGGAGTtcgggaggaggaaggaggacggCACCGGGCTTGGCTCAGACTCTCCGCAGCAAGCCCAGCAGCAGCAGACCCCGCCGCACCTCCACCAGCCGCCGCTCCTGCCCGCCAGGAGCCCCTCGACCTCCCCggcggaaggaggaggaggcggcggtggTGGCTCCAAAGCCCTGCTGGTCCCGGCCAAGAAAGGAGACGACTCGGGGGAGGTGGTGGACGGAGCCCTGAAGCCcggcgccggaggaggaggaggaggaggagggggcggcagcagcagcggggGAGGCGGCGGAGGCGACCTCTCGCTCAGCTCGGACTCGGACAGCTCCCAGGCCAGCTCTTTCCCCAACGGGCAGCCCATGCTGTGGCCCGCCTGGGTCTACTGCACCCGCTACTCGGACAGGCCTTCGTCAG GCCCCAGGTCGCGAAAACCAAAGAAGAAGAACCCCAACAAGGAGGACAAGCGCCCAAGGACCGCCTTCACCGCCGAGCAGCTGCAAAGGCTCAAAGCGGAGTTTCAGACGAACAGATACTTGACGGAGCAGAGGCGGCAGAGCCTCGCCCAGGAACTCAGCCTCAACGAGTCGCAGATCAAGATCTGGTTCCAGAACAAGCGGGCCAAGATCAAGAAGGCCACCAGCAACAAGAACTCCTTGGCGGCCCACCTCATGGCACAAGGGCTGTACAACCACTCCACGGCCTCGAAAGACGGCAAGTCCGACAGCGagtag